The Sphaerisporangium siamense genome includes the window GCGCGCCACCCCCGGCCGCCATGGGATCCGGTGTGGCCCGCGCTGAGGAACTAGGTCGAATCGCCATGGCCTCGTCCTGCGATGGTTACACGGATTACAGCTCCACGAGGTCTTATACGCAGTTCACCGTCGTCGTCTACCAGACCAAGAAATGGCGCGCCACGCGTTCCGTCCCGGCCGGCAACGCCCCCTCCATGTCCTCGACATACTGGGAATACTGGGGAGAATGCTCGACCCCTGCGCATCCTCCCACAATCGTTGACGCCGCGCCCGACGACCAGGTCATGGTCGACAGCCTGACTCCTCTTCTGATGGCGTACGCGCGCAGCAACAACGGAACCTACGCCATTGACTACTCATTCACCGTATGCCGGCACGCGGGCATGTCCGACCCCGGATGTGTTTCTTCCGGATATCTACTGGAAGAGGGCAGATGGCGGGTGCCGGTCGGATTCCTGGCCTGGGGAAAGCAATATTGGTGGCGGGTGACTGCGAAGGATCGGTTCGACGACTCCACCACGGAGAGGACCCAGAGCTTCGTCGTGGGAGTCCGGCAGCCGGTGCTCACGTCTCAGCTCTCCGCGCAAGGGGTGAACGGCCAGGAGTTCCACCAGCTCGCGGGCAACTACACCACCACCTTCACCGACGCTTCCGTCCCGACTGCCGGGCCTCCGCTGTCGGTCGTGCGGTCCTACAACAGCATGGATCCGCGAAACGACGGCATCTTCGGTGCCGGCTGGTCCACCCGGTGGGACATGAAGGCGTCCCTGGAGTCCGCCGCGGACGTCGACACGCTGCTGATCACCTATCCGGACGGCCAGCAGGTCAGGTTCGCCGCCAAGGGCGATGGCACCTTCCAGCCGCCTTCCGGAGTCCACGCCACGCTCGCCGAGGCGCTCGGAGGTGGATGGCGATTGATGGACAAGTCTTCGACGTCTTACCTCTTCGACGCGCAAGGACGGCTCACGCAGGTCACCGACAACCGCAACCGTGCGCAAACCCTTGCTTACGGCCCGGGTGGCAAGCTCGTGACGGTGACCGGGACGGGCGGGAGGTCCCTCCACTTCACCTGGAGCGGCGCACACGTCGCGTCGGTGTCGACCGACCCGGTGAACAGCACGGCGCTGACCTGGACCTACACCTATGAAGGCAACAAGCTCACCGCCGTATGCTCGCCGGTCCAGCAGCCCAACTGCGTGTCCTACGCGTACGGCACCGGCTCTCAGTACCGCAGCACCGTCCTGGATTCAGACCCCAACGGCTACTGGCGCCTGGGGGAAAGCAGCGGCACCTGGGCCGCCGATCTCGGCTGGGGCGCGGGAAACGCCGAATACGACGGCGTGACCCTCGGCGGTACAGGTGCCCTCGGGGGCACCTCGGACACCTCGGCGTCCTTCAATGGCGGGCAACTGGAACTGCCGGCCAATGTGCTGCCTCGCCTGGGCGATGATCTCTCGTTCGAGACATGGTTCAAGACCACGCAATCCGGCGTGCTGTTGTCCGGCACCTACATCACTGAAGCGCCCCTCTTGTACGTCGGGCTCGACGGTAAGCTCCGCGCCCAGGTGGAAACCCCCGTCGATCCCGAGACGGAAGACATCGTCATCTCACCCATCACCACCTCGGCGCCGGTGAACAACGGGCAGTGGCGGCACGTGGTGGTCACCTCGACGGAGACGTCTACCAAGCTCTATCTCGATGGCGCGTTGGTCGGCACGCTGGACTTCGGCGGGCAGAATTTCTGGCGAGAATTCGCACGCGTCGGCAACGGAATGGTCACCACCGGATCCTGGCCCAGCACTCCGACTTCTTCGAGTTGGGCCGTCAGCTTCCCCTTCAGGGGAAGCTTGGACGAGATCGCCCTGTACGACAAACCGCTCACTCCTGCGGAGATCCAGGCTCACTTCCAGGCCAGAGCCGAGGTGCCCCACAAGCTCACCCGAGTCACCTTGCCGTCGGGCAGGGTCTGGGCCCAGAACGTCTACGACGCCGGAACGGACCGCCTGAAGACCCACACCGATCAGCACGGCGGCACGTGGCAGCTCGGCGCGCCCGTCTATAACGCCGGCACGGGCATTTCCACCGTGACGGTGACCGATCCGCACAACGGGACACTGATCTACGACCACGACGCCTGGCGCGGTTATCGCCTCGTCAAGTCGGAAGACCAGAGACACGAGGACACCTACTACCTGTATGACACGGGTGGATACCTCAACAGCGTCATCGACAGGAACGGCAATACCACCGAGAGGTTCCACGACGAGCGCGGAAACCTAATCGGGCGTAAAACCTGCCGTACAGCCGGTTCTTGTCAGACGGAGCACTTCGCCTACTACGTCAACACGAACGATGTGTTCGACCCGCGCAACGACCAGTTGCTGGTCCACCGTGACGCCAGGTCCTCTTCGGCCACCGACGACACCTACGCCACCAAGTGGGAGTACAACACCTACGGCGACCTCACCAAGGAAACAGGACCGGCCACTTCGGACTTTCCCAACGGCCGTTCCCTGACCTATGCATACACCGACGGCACGGAACCGGCGGCGGGCGGAGGCACGACGCCGGCGGGCCTGCTGAAGTCGGAGAAGGACGCAAAGGGCAACGAGACCTTCTATAAGTACACGGCGGCCGGCGACCTCGCCGAGCACACGACTCCTGCTGGGCTGGTGAACCGGTATACCTTCGATGCGATCGGCAGGCCCTCCACCAGCGTCGAGGTCTCGGACGCCCATCCCTCGGGCGTGACCACGGCCTTCACCTACGACGGGCTGAGCCGCCTCATCGCGCAGACGGGCGCCGGCGTGCGTAACGAGGTCACGAACGTGACGCACACCGCGGAAGTACGTCGCACCTACGACGCCGACGGTAACAGGTTGACCGACTCCGTCGTGGACCTCACCGGCGGGGATCCGGAACGAAAGATCACCTACACGTACGACGATTACGGTCGCGTCGAGACCGTCACAGGTCCCGAGGGCGCGGTGGTCGGGTACGCGTGGGACCACACCGGAGCGCGAACCAGCGTCACCGACGAACTGGGCGTCGTGTTCCACTATGCCTACACGCCGCGTGGTGAGCTGGCCTCCAGGACGATCAAGAACTGGACCGGCAGCCCGGTCGCGCCACAACCTCCTCAGGATGTGGTCCTGGAGTCGTACTCCTATGACCCGGAAGGCCGGGTCGCCACTCAGGTGGACGTGATGGGCCGCAAGGTGTCGTACACCTACTACGGGGACGACCGTTTGTGGACGGCTTACGCCGATGACGTGCGGCTCAACGGTTCGGCGACTCCCCGGGACGTGGTACTCGAATCCGACACCTACGATGCGGCGGGTTACCTCACGCGGCAGGTTACGGGTGGCGGCAAGGCCACCACGGACTACGTCTACGACGCCGCTGGACGCCTTACTTCCGAGGCGTTCGATCCCTCGTCGCTCAATCGGCGGCTGGCATATGCCTATGACGCCAACGCCAACGTCACCAGAGTCACAGCCACGGGCGCCGGGAGCTCTCGCGTCGAGGTGACCGAGCTGGCCTACAACGAGCTCGACCAGGTCGTCCGAAGCACGGTGGACAACGGCGACCACGACATCGTCACGACGTGGAGCATCGATGACAGGGGACTGGTCACCGCGAGGACGAGCCCGCGCGGCAACGCTCCCGGCGTGAACTCCGCGGATTTCACCAGCGACTTCCGTTACGACATGACGGGTCGCCTGGTGGAACACAAGGCCCCACAGGTCTCGGTGGAGAGCACCAGTGGGACCACCACCGCGCGGCCGACGACGAAGTACGGCTACGACAGTGCTAGCAGGCAGACGCACGTGGTCGACTCCGAAGGCCGTACCTATACCACCAACTTCGACAGAGTGGACCGGGTCACCTCTGTGGTGGCTCCCGCCTACACGCCTCCTGGGGGCACTGCGGTCACGCCCCGAGTGAGCTACGCCTACGATCCCGCCGGACGGCTGACGTCTCTCACCGATGAGCGTGGTTTCGTCACCACGGTCGAGCATGACGCGCTCGGCAGGCAGATCCGCGTCACCGATCCGGCCCCTGTCGAAGAGCAAGCCAGAGGCGCATGGGTCACGGAGTACGATCTCGCGGGCGAGGTGCTGGCCCTGGTAGATCCCACCGGTGCACGTGTCCAGTCCACGTATGACGATCTCGGGCGCCCGATCACTTCGACGGAGATAGAGAGAAGGCCCACTAGCGCCGCGCACACCACCGCCTACGAATTCGATGACGCCGGCTATCTGACGAAGGAGACAGCGCCGGGCAACAAAGTAACCGGCTTCGTGGTCAATGCCGCTGGTGAGGTGACGCGGGAGACGAACCCGCTGGGCAAGTTCTCCGTCTTCGCCTACGACCTCGCCGGGCGCGCCGTGAAGGGCACTGATCCGCTCGGCAACGCCTCCGTGACGGAGTACGACCTCGCCGGACGGCCGACTACCGCGAAGCACCTCGACGACA containing:
- a CDS encoding polymorphic toxin-type HINT domain-containing protein; the protein is MRRLLGRAKTSMRSFWRAFILVVAIPGLLALDVPSSSARPLLAQVTVDPPRQMSGSAAGLAHMVDTSATQPNHADDDDMESVGPARVNRVPKGALPRDDREYRSTTVSKPGKSARAPPPAAMGSGVARAEELGRIAMASSCDGYTDYSSTRSYTQFTVVVYQTKKWRATRSVPAGNAPSMSSTYWEYWGECSTPAHPPTIVDAAPDDQVMVDSLTPLLMAYARSNNGTYAIDYSFTVCRHAGMSDPGCVSSGYLLEEGRWRVPVGFLAWGKQYWWRVTAKDRFDDSTTERTQSFVVGVRQPVLTSQLSAQGVNGQEFHQLAGNYTTTFTDASVPTAGPPLSVVRSYNSMDPRNDGIFGAGWSTRWDMKASLESAADVDTLLITYPDGQQVRFAAKGDGTFQPPSGVHATLAEALGGGWRLMDKSSTSYLFDAQGRLTQVTDNRNRAQTLAYGPGGKLVTVTGTGGRSLHFTWSGAHVASVSTDPVNSTALTWTYTYEGNKLTAVCSPVQQPNCVSYAYGTGSQYRSTVLDSDPNGYWRLGESSGTWAADLGWGAGNAEYDGVTLGGTGALGGTSDTSASFNGGQLELPANVLPRLGDDLSFETWFKTTQSGVLLSGTYITEAPLLYVGLDGKLRAQVETPVDPETEDIVISPITTSAPVNNGQWRHVVVTSTETSTKLYLDGALVGTLDFGGQNFWREFARVGNGMVTTGSWPSTPTSSSWAVSFPFRGSLDEIALYDKPLTPAEIQAHFQARAEVPHKLTRVTLPSGRVWAQNVYDAGTDRLKTHTDQHGGTWQLGAPVYNAGTGISTVTVTDPHNGTLIYDHDAWRGYRLVKSEDQRHEDTYYLYDTGGYLNSVIDRNGNTTERFHDERGNLIGRKTCRTAGSCQTEHFAYYVNTNDVFDPRNDQLLVHRDARSSSATDDTYATKWEYNTYGDLTKETGPATSDFPNGRSLTYAYTDGTEPAAGGGTTPAGLLKSEKDAKGNETFYKYTAAGDLAEHTTPAGLVNRYTFDAIGRPSTSVEVSDAHPSGVTTAFTYDGLSRLIAQTGAGVRNEVTNVTHTAEVRRTYDADGNRLTDSVVDLTGGDPERKITYTYDDYGRVETVTGPEGAVVGYAWDHTGARTSVTDELGVVFHYAYTPRGELASRTIKNWTGSPVAPQPPQDVVLESYSYDPEGRVATQVDVMGRKVSYTYYGDDRLWTAYADDVRLNGSATPRDVVLESDTYDAAGYLTRQVTGGGKATTDYVYDAAGRLTSEAFDPSSLNRRLAYAYDANANVTRVTATGAGSSRVEVTELAYNELDQVVRSTVDNGDHDIVTTWSIDDRGLVTARTSPRGNAPGVNSADFTSDFRYDMTGRLVEHKAPQVSVESTSGTTTARPTTKYGYDSASRQTHVVDSEGRTYTTNFDRVDRVTSVVAPAYTPPGGTAVTPRVSYAYDPAGRLTSLTDERGFVTTVEHDALGRQIRVTDPAPVEEQARGAWVTEYDLAGEVLALVDPTGARVQSTYDDLGRPITSTEIERRPTSAAHTTAYEFDDAGYLTKETAPGNKVTGFVVNAAGEVTRETNPLGKFSVFAYDLAGRAVKGTDPLGNASVTEYDLAGRPTTAKHLDDTGAILRSFGREYDADSNVIFSTSAEGFVTTREYDPTGLLTRLVEPVSASEQITTTYGYDATGALTRTTDGRGNTVRTTYNTLGFIESVVEPETSAYPDLQDRTWTNVYDIAGNEVATLQPGGVRIDREFDRLGRVVRETGSGAPVATPERVYGYDLAGRLTAVGDYTLEYNDRDHLTKVSKPSGQVAAFAYDALGNPTQRVDATGTAAFTWDGNDRLATAADPVSGRSFTYGYDDADRLTSLISASPATTQTFGYDGLDRLKTHALKNSAGTELAKITYGWDKDDHLTSKTTTGTAGAGANTYGYDRAGRLTSWTAPGGATTPYTWDASGNRTRAGTQDFLYDQRNRLLSGAGTTYAYSARGTLDSETTSAGTRTLVFDAFDRMVSDGDATYSYDALGRLASRVKGGTEQRFVYSGLANDVAQITDGAGVVQAKYGRDPFGALISVHEGGQAAGVMSDVHDDVVATFSGTALVDSVAYSPFGEVTHRVGSPRALGYQGEYTDPDTGKINMHARWYLPGTGGFASRDSVTLNPDPSSNLNRYPYVNGDPLGDTDSSGNFPDKGSGPKGPPVQMPVGAYAKTNKELRQIHERGRRYDREQLDKQREREKSYKRYKKRKRDERSGDSVQDEKKQMRNRRKPPANDRDRTTAEKREMRNHKKPPPNRRTKRQDETRKVKAPRSGSRNNPKSVKNPPATKKTKGNCTGTKCPKNSKSEKNTDKAGQFCQKAGNAKKPQCKNNANHEYGGGKKPKPKKSKEERYDDIDNLPDLCRTNACRNSVTPISPKGGKRDVVDDIEDLIDLVDPTTQPDDIVDQIIDDAAPDLPSGIPPGGGESCNPNSFVSGTLVLMADGSRKRIEDVKVGDRVLATDPEAGVTDAKPVVTLITGEGTKRLVRITVDIDGDRGAATDTLTATDGHPFWVPKLRKWLTAGELKPGMWLQTSAGTWVQITSVKVSTTHRRVHNLTVSGLHTYHVVVGGRAVLVHNDDPLTDEECFALADRARDEERERMSKTQRRKHVMLVGVVDCVTGRVVVGKKRSGAGDFCAEDVGRDDAVSNGSDPRNLRYGHPGHPDSMKDADFCDRCRSRIDPSQVPPDRRW